A part of Curtobacterium sp. MCLR17_036 genomic DNA contains:
- the pyrR gene encoding bifunctional pyr operon transcriptional regulator/uracil phosphoribosyltransferase PyrR, with protein MPSCEAGKGVDVGTRTVLQQPDITRALTRIAHEILEANHGASDLVLLGIPTRGAVLADRLASVLADIEPEWAAERDQRLGTLDVTMHRDDLGHGIGRAPHRTTIPTSGIDGKVVVLVDDVLYSGRTVRAALDALQGIGRPRAVRLAVLVDRGHRELPIRADHVGKNLPTASDERVTLRLTETDGADEVVIEQGAA; from the coding sequence ATGCCGTCCTGTGAGGCGGGGAAGGGGGTCGACGTGGGTACCAGAACGGTCCTGCAGCAACCCGACATCACGCGTGCCCTGACACGCATCGCACACGAGATCCTCGAGGCCAACCACGGTGCCTCGGACCTCGTGCTCCTCGGCATCCCGACCCGGGGTGCGGTCCTCGCCGACCGTCTGGCGTCGGTCCTGGCCGACATCGAGCCCGAGTGGGCGGCGGAGCGCGACCAGCGCCTCGGCACCCTCGACGTCACGATGCACCGGGACGACCTCGGCCACGGCATCGGCCGCGCGCCGCACCGGACCACCATCCCGACGAGCGGGATCGACGGCAAGGTCGTCGTGCTCGTCGACGACGTGCTCTACTCCGGCCGCACGGTGCGTGCCGCGCTCGACGCCCTGCAGGGCATCGGCCGGCCGCGCGCCGTCCGGCTCGCCGTGCTCGTCGACCGCGGACACCGCGAGCTGCCGATCCGCGCCGACCACGTCGGCAAGAACCTGCCGACCGCGTCCGACGAGCGCGTCACGCTCCGCCTGACCGAGACCGACGGCGCCGACGAGGTCGTCATCGAGCAGGGGGCGGCGTGA
- the nusB gene encoding transcription antitermination factor NusB, producing the protein MSARSKARKRALDMLYVAEVRELPIADVLATETVRHLDQPERASSWDYARQIVTGVDEARHEIDAVIVDHAQGWSIARMPVLDRCILRMGVWELRFNPEVPDAVAIAEAVELAQSLSTDDSAGFVNGVLGAVSGGRAPSGRTVAGDAGSR; encoded by the coding sequence ATGAGTGCTCGTTCGAAGGCCCGCAAGCGCGCCCTCGACATGCTCTACGTGGCCGAGGTGCGTGAGCTGCCCATCGCGGACGTCCTCGCCACGGAGACCGTCCGCCACCTCGACCAGCCCGAGCGCGCCTCGAGCTGGGACTACGCACGCCAGATCGTGACGGGCGTCGACGAGGCGCGCCACGAGATCGACGCCGTCATCGTCGACCACGCCCAGGGCTGGTCGATCGCGCGCATGCCGGTGCTCGACCGCTGCATCCTGCGCATGGGCGTCTGGGAGCTCCGGTTCAACCCGGAGGTGCCCGACGCCGTCGCGATCGCCGAGGCGGTCGAGCTCGCGCAGTCGCTGTCGACGGACGACTCCGCCGGGTTCGTCAACGGCGTGCTCGGAGCCGTCTCCGGTGGTCGTGCACCGTCCGGTCGGACGGTCGCAGGGGACGCCGGGTCCCGCTAG
- the efp gene encoding elongation factor P has translation MASTTDIKNGAVLIIDGQLWSVVEFQHVKPGKGGAFVRTKLKNVVSGKVVDRTFNAGAKIDTATVDRRDYQFLYEDGDSYVFMDTDTYDQIPVSATVVGDAKNYLLESAMVTIAMNEGNPLYVELPTSITTEVETEPGLQGDRSSGGTKDATIIATGHRIQVPLYLESGTTVKIDTRDGSFLGRVNS, from the coding sequence ATGGCCAGTACCACTGACATCAAGAACGGCGCCGTTCTCATCATCGACGGCCAGCTGTGGTCGGTCGTGGAGTTCCAGCACGTCAAGCCCGGCAAGGGCGGCGCGTTCGTCCGCACGAAGCTCAAGAACGTCGTCTCCGGCAAGGTCGTCGACCGCACGTTCAACGCCGGCGCGAAGATCGACACCGCGACCGTGGACCGCCGCGACTACCAGTTCCTCTACGAGGACGGCGACTCCTACGTGTTCATGGACACCGACACCTACGACCAGATCCCGGTCTCGGCGACGGTCGTCGGCGATGCGAAGAACTACCTGCTCGAGTCCGCGATGGTCACCATCGCGATGAACGAGGGCAACCCGCTGTACGTCGAGCTCCCGACGTCGATCACGACCGAGGTCGAGACCGAGCCCGGCCTGCAGGGCGACCGCTCCTCCGGTGGCACGAAGGACGCGACCATCATCGCGACCGGCCACCGCATCCAGGTGCCGCTGTACCTGGAGTCCGGCACCACGGTGAAGATCGACACGCGCGACGGCAGCTTCCTCGGCCGCGTCAACTCCTAG
- a CDS encoding AarF/UbiB family protein, whose amino-acid sequence MPTPPRLSDLSAPRDTDAGTLRARGRRFTELLAIARRHHLLPFRRLDFSHDPATSALRAGQAEHLRRALEEAGGGFVKMGQLLSTRDDLLPEEWTEGLAHLQRNVTAAPVDEVRALLERELGAPVDQVFAAFDPVPVAAASIAQVHRARLQDGTAVAVKVQRPGIDAAVRRDVDIALRVVRFMARWSSEARQVGVQEVAQQYADDLVRQVDFVSELRNLTALRAAQARSARPDEVRFPDPYPDLSGRRVLVMEFLEGDTLSAIRAERADRDLDAPMRAILRAFLRQVVFDGVYHADLHPGNVLVLPDGRPALIDFGSVGRLDPGLRDTVQDLLVAYLQDDTTRIADAVLRMAPVRDAHDEPDFRRDIARFVADELGPGARIGVETVDDAVEVFGRYRLKAPADFVAAARALAIFEGTLRTLAPSFDLLEESRGLARQQLTDQLRPGKLRDLAAKELIGVVSAARRLPRRIDRIGEAIETGKFTVNIRLFADSRDRETVTGLIRRVLLVLLGAGAGILAIVYLALPARPTAALSTGAAGALLGGAAVVLLGWAAVDSWRARRRR is encoded by the coding sequence GTGCCCACCCCACCCCGTCTGAGCGACCTCTCCGCACCACGCGACACCGACGCCGGCACGCTGCGCGCCCGCGGCCGTCGCTTCACCGAACTGCTCGCGATCGCCCGGCGGCACCACCTGCTGCCCTTCCGGCGTCTCGACTTCTCGCACGACCCCGCGACGTCCGCGCTGCGCGCGGGCCAGGCAGAGCACCTGCGCCGGGCGCTCGAGGAGGCCGGCGGCGGGTTCGTGAAGATGGGGCAGCTGCTGTCGACCCGCGACGACCTGCTGCCGGAGGAGTGGACCGAGGGCCTCGCGCACCTGCAGCGCAACGTCACGGCGGCCCCCGTCGACGAGGTGCGCGCGCTGCTCGAGCGGGAACTGGGCGCCCCGGTCGACCAGGTCTTCGCGGCCTTCGACCCGGTGCCGGTCGCCGCCGCGTCGATCGCCCAGGTGCACCGGGCCCGGTTGCAGGACGGCACCGCGGTCGCGGTGAAGGTCCAGCGACCCGGCATCGACGCCGCGGTGCGTCGGGACGTCGACATCGCCCTGCGGGTGGTCCGGTTCATGGCCCGGTGGTCGTCCGAGGCGCGGCAGGTCGGCGTGCAGGAGGTCGCGCAGCAGTACGCCGACGACCTCGTCCGGCAGGTCGACTTCGTCTCGGAGCTGCGGAACCTCACCGCGCTCCGCGCCGCCCAGGCCCGCAGCGCCCGCCCCGACGAGGTCCGGTTCCCGGACCCGTACCCCGACCTGTCCGGCCGACGCGTGCTCGTCATGGAGTTCCTGGAGGGCGACACGCTCAGCGCGATCCGCGCCGAGCGCGCGGACCGCGACCTCGACGCGCCGATGCGCGCGATCCTCCGCGCCTTCCTGCGGCAGGTCGTCTTCGACGGCGTGTACCACGCCGACCTGCACCCGGGGAACGTCCTGGTGCTGCCCGACGGGCGGCCCGCGTTGATCGACTTCGGCTCGGTCGGGAGGCTCGACCCCGGTCTCCGGGACACGGTGCAGGACCTGTTGGTCGCCTACCTGCAGGACGACACCACGCGGATCGCCGACGCGGTCCTGCGGATGGCGCCGGTGCGCGACGCGCACGACGAGCCCGACTTCCGACGCGACATCGCGCGCTTCGTCGCCGACGAGCTCGGCCCCGGCGCGCGGATCGGCGTCGAGACGGTCGACGACGCGGTCGAGGTGTTCGGGCGCTACCGGCTGAAGGCCCCGGCGGACTTCGTCGCCGCGGCCCGCGCGCTGGCGATCTTCGAGGGGACGCTCCGCACGCTCGCACCGTCGTTCGACCTGCTCGAGGAGTCGCGGGGGCTCGCCCGCCAGCAGCTCACCGACCAGCTGCGTCCGGGGAAGCTGCGCGACCTGGCGGCGAAGGAGCTCATCGGCGTGGTGTCGGCGGCACGTCGGCTGCCGCGCCGCATCGACCGCATCGGCGAGGCGATCGAGACCGGGAAGTTCACCGTGAACATCCGGCTGTTCGCCGACAGCCGCGACCGCGAGACGGTGACCGGGCTGATCCGTCGCGTCCTGCTCGTGCTGCTCGGGGCGGGCGCGGGGATCCTGGCGATCGTCTACCTGGCGCTCCCGGCCCGCCCGACCGCAGCACTGTCGACCGGGGCGGCCGGTGCGTTGCTCGGGGGAGCGGCCGTCGTGCTGCTCGGCTGGGCGGCGGTCGACTCGTGGCGCGCCCGACGACGACGCTGA
- the aroB gene encoding 3-dehydroquinate synthase, with the protein MTDPILPAGTTEIRVGGADGYTVAVGSGLLGALPAILGPRVAKVLIVHAPTLGARANELRELLVGAGLEALIAEVPDAEGAKRVEVAAFCWQIMGQSDFTRTDAVIGLGGGAVTDLAGFVAATWLRGVPYVGVPTSVLGMVDASVGGKTGINTNEGKNLVGAFSAPRAVVVDLDLVRTLPRNEILTGFAEIVKAGFIAVPEILDIVEADVARVTDPTTPEFRRVVELAIALKAEVVTDDFTEQGRREVLNYGHTLGHAIEHAERYQWRHGAAVSVGMVFAAELARLTGHLDDATVDRHRTILESLELPTTYGLGRWEGLLATMRRDKKARAGMLRFIILDGVGKPTTLEGPEDHLLFTAYQEVGV; encoded by the coding sequence GTGACCGACCCGATCCTGCCCGCAGGGACCACCGAGATCCGCGTCGGCGGTGCGGACGGCTACACCGTGGCCGTCGGTTCCGGCCTGCTCGGTGCGCTGCCCGCGATCCTGGGACCCCGGGTCGCGAAGGTCCTCATCGTCCACGCACCGACGCTCGGCGCCCGGGCGAACGAGCTGCGGGAGCTCCTGGTCGGCGCCGGGCTCGAAGCACTCATCGCCGAGGTGCCGGACGCCGAGGGCGCCAAGCGCGTCGAGGTCGCCGCCTTCTGCTGGCAGATCATGGGCCAGTCCGACTTCACCCGCACCGACGCCGTCATCGGGCTCGGCGGCGGCGCGGTCACCGACCTCGCGGGGTTCGTCGCCGCCACCTGGCTGCGCGGCGTGCCGTACGTGGGGGTCCCGACGAGCGTGCTCGGCATGGTCGACGCGAGCGTCGGCGGCAAGACCGGGATCAACACCAACGAGGGCAAGAACCTCGTCGGGGCGTTCTCGGCACCGCGCGCCGTGGTCGTCGACCTGGACCTCGTCCGGACGCTGCCCCGCAACGAGATCCTGACGGGCTTCGCCGAGATCGTGAAGGCCGGGTTCATCGCGGTCCCGGAGATCCTGGACATCGTCGAGGCCGACGTCGCCCGGGTGACGGACCCGACGACGCCGGAGTTCCGGCGCGTCGTCGAGCTCGCCATCGCCCTGAAGGCCGAGGTCGTGACCGACGACTTCACCGAGCAGGGGCGCCGCGAGGTCCTGAACTACGGCCACACCCTCGGGCACGCGATCGAGCACGCCGAGCGCTACCAGTGGCGCCACGGTGCGGCGGTGTCGGTCGGCATGGTCTTCGCTGCGGAACTCGCCCGCCTGACCGGGCACCTGGACGACGCGACCGTCGACCGCCACCGGACGATCCTCGAGTCGCTCGAACTGCCGACGACCTACGGCCTCGGCCGGTGGGAGGGGCTGCTCGCGACGATGCGTCGGGACAAGAAGGCCCGCGCCGGCATGCTGCGCTTCATCATCCTGGACGGCGTCGGGAAGCCCACGACCCTCGAGGGCCCCGAGGACCACCTGCTCTTCACCGCCTACCAGGAGGTCGGGGTCTAG
- a CDS encoding shikimate kinase, whose translation MGAGKSSVGKRVAKALGVPFTDTDRVIVREHGPIPGIFAEQGEPAFRALEAEAVRVALRTGGVIAVGGGAVTHADTRSALVGARIVLLTVSPEAVADRIAGSDRPLLASGGIDAWQTIMDDRAATYAELAHVVVDTSRRPMSRVVDEVVAWLRGDGHRDDRGGTASGVSADPTTEGAP comes from the coding sequence ATGGGCGCCGGCAAGTCCAGCGTCGGCAAGCGCGTCGCGAAGGCGCTCGGCGTGCCGTTCACCGACACCGACCGCGTGATCGTCCGCGAGCACGGTCCGATCCCGGGCATCTTCGCCGAGCAGGGCGAGCCGGCGTTCCGCGCCCTCGAGGCCGAGGCCGTCCGGGTCGCGCTCCGCACCGGCGGCGTCATCGCCGTCGGCGGGGGAGCCGTCACCCACGCGGACACCCGCTCCGCACTCGTCGGCGCGCGCATCGTCCTGCTCACCGTCTCGCCCGAGGCCGTCGCCGACCGCATCGCCGGCTCCGACCGACCGCTCCTGGCGTCCGGCGGGATCGACGCCTGGCAGACGATCATGGACGACCGCGCCGCGACCTACGCCGAGCTCGCGCACGTGGTCGTCGACACGTCGCGGCGTCCGATGTCCCGCGTCGTCGACGAGGTCGTCGCCTGGCTGCGCGGCGACGGACACCGGGACGACCGCGGCGGCACCGCCTCCGGCGTGAGCGCCGACCCCACCACCGAAGGAGCACCGTGA
- the aroC gene encoding chorismate synthase, with amino-acid sequence MLRWLTAGESHGPELIAMLEGLPAGVPVSFASIRADLARRKLGYGRGSRMKFEQDELHVSGGVRHGYSIGSPIAIRIGNTEWPKWVEVMNPEPVESTGMSRGRSAPLTRPRPGHADLVGMQKYGFDEARPILERASARETAARVALGAVAKAFLAELGMRSVAHTLQVGTVRVPDGTELPLPDDVDRLDDDQLRCFDAETSARMVTEVEAAKKDGDTLGGVVEVLFYGVPPGLGSHVQWDRRLDARLAAAIMGIQAIKGVEVGDGFATAGRRGSAAHDELYREDGEIHRTTDRAGGTEGGMSTGTVLRVRAGMKPIATVPHALHTIDVASGEEASAHHQRSDVCAVPAAGVVAEAMVALVLADAVLEKFGGDNVVETKRNLDAYLASIPETLRTRRTEPAAPADAQ; translated from the coding sequence ATGCTTCGTTGGTTGACCGCAGGTGAGTCCCACGGACCCGAACTGATCGCGATGCTCGAGGGCCTGCCCGCGGGTGTCCCGGTGTCGTTCGCGTCCATCCGCGCCGATCTCGCACGACGCAAGCTCGGCTACGGCCGCGGCTCGCGCATGAAGTTCGAGCAGGACGAACTGCACGTCTCCGGCGGCGTCCGCCACGGGTACTCGATCGGCAGCCCGATCGCGATCCGCATCGGCAACACCGAGTGGCCGAAGTGGGTCGAGGTCATGAACCCCGAGCCGGTCGAGTCGACGGGGATGTCCCGCGGCCGCAGCGCACCCCTGACCCGTCCGCGGCCCGGGCACGCCGACCTGGTGGGCATGCAGAAGTACGGTTTCGACGAGGCCCGCCCGATCCTCGAGCGCGCGAGCGCCCGCGAGACCGCGGCGCGGGTCGCGCTCGGCGCGGTCGCGAAGGCGTTCCTGGCCGAGCTCGGCATGCGGTCCGTCGCGCACACGCTGCAGGTCGGGACCGTCCGCGTGCCGGACGGCACCGAGCTGCCGCTCCCCGACGACGTCGACCGCCTCGACGACGACCAGCTGCGGTGCTTCGACGCCGAGACCTCCGCCCGCATGGTGACCGAGGTCGAGGCCGCGAAGAAGGACGGCGACACCCTCGGCGGTGTCGTCGAGGTCCTGTTCTACGGCGTCCCACCGGGGCTCGGCTCGCACGTGCAGTGGGACCGCCGGCTCGACGCGCGCCTCGCCGCCGCGATCATGGGCATCCAGGCGATCAAGGGCGTCGAGGTCGGCGACGGCTTCGCGACCGCCGGCCGCCGCGGATCGGCCGCGCACGACGAGCTGTACCGCGAGGACGGCGAGATCCACCGCACGACCGACCGCGCCGGCGGCACCGAGGGCGGCATGTCCACGGGGACCGTGCTGCGCGTCCGGGCGGGCATGAAGCCGATCGCGACGGTGCCGCACGCGCTGCACACCATCGACGTCGCCTCCGGAGAGGAAGCCTCCGCGCACCACCAGCGGTCCGACGTCTGCGCGGTCCCGGCCGCCGGCGTCGTCGCCGAGGCCATGGTCGCGCTCGTGCTCGCCGACGCCGTGCTCGAGAAGTTCGGCGGCGACAACGTCGTCGAGACGAAGCGCAACCTCGACGCGTACCTCGCCTCGATCCCGGAGACGCTGCGCACCCGTCGGACGGAGCCGGCGGCACCGGCCGACGCCCAGTGA
- the mltG gene encoding endolytic transglycosylase MltG yields the protein MTDDLDWNAIIAPGDDPDRRRTPSDRPLSRREARALEAERARRSSAEDTDPREATVRGDEGDTVDGPRSDDRPVSPADAPVASRPEELHPEVQALLTGEVPSAASVAASGGGASDGGDHAGGGGRGGAGGDGRGGRGRASRPPREPRPGRRRGPLIAGIVIVAIVLAGGVSAYAFAAPKVQQLVSAFSGSKEPDDYTGSGKDKVTITIKQGDIGENVAATLQRSGVVKDSKVFYKLLLASPDVQFQPGSYAMKKQMSSKSALAALQDDSNRVQASIVIPEGTALADIEAGMVSKAGLTKTEVAAAAKDVSAYGLPSGVTTLEGWLFPATYPINPGWSAQQYFQAMVDTMQEHLAAAGVRKADQERTIVFASLVQKEAGLAADYPKVARVFQNRLDIDMPLQSDATVAYGTGNTHRVTTTDDERGDASNPYNTYEHSGLPPAPISNPGDVAIKAVTNMAQGKWLYFVTVDLETGETVFSDTYDQHLVAVDQFQAWLRAHPDYQ from the coding sequence TTGACAGACGATCTGGACTGGAACGCGATCATCGCGCCCGGCGACGACCCCGATCGGCGGAGGACCCCCTCCGACCGTCCGCTGTCCCGACGCGAGGCCCGCGCCCTCGAGGCAGAACGTGCTCGCCGGTCCTCCGCCGAGGACACCGACCCGCGTGAGGCCACGGTCCGCGGGGACGAGGGCGACACCGTCGACGGCCCGCGGAGCGACGACCGGCCGGTGTCCCCGGCCGATGCGCCGGTCGCATCGCGGCCGGAGGAGCTCCACCCGGAGGTGCAGGCGCTCCTGACCGGCGAGGTCCCCTCGGCTGCGTCGGTCGCCGCGTCCGGTGGCGGCGCGAGCGACGGCGGCGACCACGCCGGGGGCGGTGGACGCGGTGGCGCCGGTGGTGACGGTCGTGGCGGACGTGGTCGGGCCTCCCGGCCGCCGCGCGAACCGCGACCGGGACGGCGACGTGGACCGCTCATCGCGGGCATCGTCATCGTCGCCATCGTGCTCGCCGGCGGGGTGAGCGCGTACGCGTTCGCCGCGCCGAAGGTGCAGCAGCTCGTCTCGGCGTTCAGCGGCTCGAAGGAGCCCGACGACTACACCGGGTCCGGCAAGGACAAGGTGACCATCACCATCAAGCAGGGCGACATCGGCGAGAACGTCGCCGCGACGCTGCAGCGCAGCGGCGTCGTGAAGGACTCGAAGGTCTTCTACAAGCTGCTGCTCGCGTCCCCGGACGTCCAGTTCCAACCCGGGTCGTACGCGATGAAGAAGCAGATGAGCTCCAAGTCGGCGCTGGCCGCGCTGCAGGACGACTCCAACCGCGTGCAGGCCTCGATCGTCATCCCCGAGGGCACGGCACTGGCCGACATCGAGGCCGGCATGGTGTCGAAGGCCGGGCTGACGAAGACCGAGGTCGCCGCGGCCGCGAAGGACGTCTCGGCCTACGGGCTGCCGTCCGGCGTCACCACGCTCGAAGGTTGGCTGTTCCCCGCCACGTACCCGATCAACCCGGGCTGGTCCGCGCAGCAGTACTTCCAGGCGATGGTCGACACGATGCAGGAGCACCTTGCCGCCGCCGGTGTGCGGAAGGCCGACCAGGAGCGGACGATCGTGTTCGCGTCGCTCGTGCAGAAGGAAGCCGGCCTCGCTGCCGACTACCCGAAGGTCGCCCGGGTGTTCCAGAACCGGCTCGACATCGACATGCCGCTGCAGTCCGACGCCACGGTCGCATACGGCACGGGCAACACGCACCGCGTGACGACGACGGACGACGAGCGCGGCGACGCGTCGAACCCGTACAACACGTACGAGCACAGCGGGCTGCCGCCGGCACCGATCTCGAACCCCGGTGACGTGGCGATCAAGGCGGTCACGAACATGGCGCAGGGCAAGTGGCTGTACTTCGTCACGGTGGACCTGGAGACCGGCGAGACGGTGTTCTCGGACACCTACGACCAGCACCTCGTGGCCGTCGACCAGTTCCAGGCCTGGCTCCGCGCCCACCCCGACTACCAGTGA
- the ruvX gene encoding Holliday junction resolvase RuvX, which translates to MRSGRRLGVDVGRARIGVAVCDRDGLLATPVETVRRDDDTDLGRILAIADEYDVLEVVVGLPLSMSGGDTPSTADARDFAARIAAHRPVRLVDERLSTVTAQRGLHQAGRNTKKSRAVIDQAAAVIILQHALDHERRAGAPPGARLP; encoded by the coding sequence ATCCGGTCCGGGCGTCGTCTCGGCGTGGACGTCGGGCGCGCCCGGATCGGCGTCGCCGTGTGCGACCGCGACGGCCTGCTGGCGACGCCGGTCGAGACCGTGCGCCGCGACGACGACACGGACCTCGGTCGCATCCTCGCCATCGCCGACGAGTACGACGTGCTCGAGGTGGTCGTCGGGCTGCCGCTGTCGATGTCCGGTGGCGACACCCCGTCGACCGCGGACGCCCGCGACTTCGCGGCGCGGATCGCCGCCCACCGACCGGTCCGGCTCGTCGACGAACGCCTGTCGACGGTGACCGCGCAGCGGGGGCTGCACCAGGCCGGCAGGAACACGAAGAAGTCCCGAGCCGTGATCGACCAAGCGGCCGCTGTTATCATTCTGCAACACGCGCTCGACCACGAGCGCCGTGCCGGTGCCCCTCCGGGCGCCAGGCTTCCCTGA